From Parus major isolate Abel chromosome 1A, Parus_major1.1, whole genome shotgun sequence, the proteins below share one genomic window:
- the GOLT1B gene encoding vesicle transport protein GOT1B isoform X2 codes for MISLSDTQKIGMGLTGFGVFFLFFGMILFFDKALLAIGNVLFVAGLSFVIGLERTFRFFFQKHKMKATGFFLGGVLIVLIGWPLIGMILEIYGFFLLFRGFFPVVVGFIRRVPVLGYLLNLPGISSPT; via the exons ATGATCTCCCTGTCCGACACGCAGA aGATTGGAATGGGACTAACAGGCTTTGgagtgtttttcctcttctttggaATGATACTCTTCTTTGACAAAGCTCTTTTGGCTATTGGAAAT GTTTTATTTGTGGCTGGCTTGTCTTTTGTTATTGGTTTAGAAAGAACATTTAGattcttctttcaaaaacacaaaatgaaagcaaCGGGCTTCTTCCTGGGTGGTGTGCTCATAGTTCTCATTGGTTGGCCTTTAATAGGAATGATCCTTGAAATTTATGGATTCTTCCTATTGTTCAG GGGGTTCTTTCCTGTGGTGGTTGGCTTTATTAGAAGAGTTCCAGTTCTTGGATATCTCTTGAATTTACCTGGTATAAGCTCG CCTACGTAG
- the GOLT1B gene encoding vesicle transport protein GOT1B isoform X1: MISLSDTQKIGMGLTGFGVFFLFFGMILFFDKALLAIGNVLFVAGLSFVIGLERTFRFFFQKHKMKATGFFLGGVLIVLIGWPLIGMILEIYGFFLLFRGFFPVVVGFIRRVPVLGYLLNLPGISSLVDKVGESNNMV, translated from the exons ATGATCTCCCTGTCCGACACGCAGA aGATTGGAATGGGACTAACAGGCTTTGgagtgtttttcctcttctttggaATGATACTCTTCTTTGACAAAGCTCTTTTGGCTATTGGAAAT GTTTTATTTGTGGCTGGCTTGTCTTTTGTTATTGGTTTAGAAAGAACATTTAGattcttctttcaaaaacacaaaatgaaagcaaCGGGCTTCTTCCTGGGTGGTGTGCTCATAGTTCTCATTGGTTGGCCTTTAATAGGAATGATCCTTGAAATTTATGGATTCTTCCTATTGTTCAG GGGGTTCTTTCCTGTGGTGGTTGGCTTTATTAGAAGAGTTCCAGTTCTTGGATATCTCTTGAATTTACCTGGTATAAGCTCG CTTGTAGATAAAGTTGGAGAAAGCAACAACATGGTATAA